The following coding sequences are from one Methanohalophilus halophilus window:
- a CDS encoding ABC transporter ATP-binding protein, producing MVELEKNPPQDDIVVRAENVCRDYEVGDMTIKVLRNVDLLVRKGEFLAIMGPSGSGKSTLMNMIGCLDRPTCGAVYVMGKNVNRISDSELAKLRGMEIGFVFQSFNLVSRLSALENVELPTYANRRPGIDVRGKARELLDLVGLSERMDYKPTELSGGQSQRVAIARALVNNPSIILADEPTGNLDSKTGEEIMNIFTDLHRRGRTVIMITHDLQLANKYADRVVYLKDGVIDDRATKVNAA from the coding sequence ATGGTGGAGCTGGAAAAAAATCCCCCGCAGGATGATATAGTCGTGCGAGCTGAAAACGTTTGCCGGGATTATGAAGTAGGGGATATGACAATCAAGGTACTCAGGAATGTGGACCTGCTTGTCAGGAAGGGGGAGTTTTTAGCTATCATGGGTCCTTCAGGGTCGGGTAAAAGTACCCTGATGAATATGATAGGATGTCTGGACAGGCCCACCTGTGGTGCAGTTTATGTCATGGGAAAGAATGTGAACCGCATCTCCGATAGTGAACTTGCAAAATTAAGAGGCATGGAGATTGGTTTTGTGTTCCAGAGTTTCAACCTGGTCTCACGATTAAGTGCCCTGGAAAATGTGGAACTGCCTACCTATGCCAACAGACGGCCCGGGATTGATGTAAGGGGTAAGGCCAGGGAATTACTGGATCTGGTAGGGCTTTCAGAACGTATGGATTACAAACCCACCGAGTTGTCGGGCGGCCAATCCCAGAGGGTGGCAATAGCCCGGGCACTTGTAAACAACCCTTCCATAATACTTGCCGATGAACCCACAGGTAACCTGGATTCAAAAACAGGGGAAGAAATAATGAATATTTTTACAGATCTTCATCGAAGGGGCCGTACGGTCATTATGATTACTCATGACTTACAACTTGCAAATAAATATGCAGACCGGGTAGTTTACTTGAAGGACGGTGTAATTGATGACAGGGCTACTAAGGTCAATGCTGCTTAA
- a CDS encoding UbiX family flavin prenyltransferase, with amino-acid sequence MEVVVGISGASGAQYGIRLLEIFAEKGIYTHLVITSAARQIINIETDWKIEEVEKLACEVHEEKDFTASVASGSHPYNALIIAPCSMKTAASIAHGISDNLLTRAADVCLKEGRNVILMVRETPYSRIHLENLLKLKESGTQVLPACPAFYNKPQSIDDLIDFMAGRVLDLLNIDNDVYPRWEGDSN; translated from the coding sequence ATGGAAGTCGTAGTGGGAATCAGTGGGGCCTCCGGGGCACAGTACGGAATCAGGTTACTTGAAATATTTGCAGAAAAAGGAATTTATACACACCTGGTAATAACCTCTGCAGCCAGGCAAATAATAAATATAGAAACAGACTGGAAGATCGAAGAGGTGGAAAAACTTGCCTGTGAGGTACACGAGGAAAAAGATTTTACTGCTTCTGTAGCAAGCGGATCGCATCCTTACAATGCTTTGATAATAGCCCCTTGCAGCATGAAAACTGCTGCATCCATTGCCCATGGAATCTCCGATAATCTCCTTACAAGGGCTGCTGATGTCTGTCTCAAGGAAGGCAGGAATGTTATCCTGATGGTGCGGGAGACACCCTACAGCCGAATTCATCTGGAAAACCTGCTCAAACTCAAGGAATCCGGCACCCAGGTTTTGCCTGCATGTCCTGCGTTCTACAACAAACCACAATCAATAGACGACTTAATTGATTTCATGGCCGGAAGGGTGCTGGACCTTCTGAATATAGATAATGACGTATACCCCAGATGGGAAGGAGATAGCAACTGA
- a CDS encoding ABC transporter permease — MLNFKEALRLSLGSISGSKMRSTLTTLGIIIGVAAVIANVSLGASFNQFFVEELGTQGSNFIIVYSQDIDLFYDNQLETVRGVPGIEGVSGIRQQLASVTYLSTVRQIDMQGCSADYEQIGNIQLEEGTFFSDKDTYVAVLGSDVAYEKFDQKVSNHNSIDVEFVRRDGTKVSHSFKVIGIIDSPKTTFIQSGAESDVRIFIPIDTMNDMLGLEDYGGISATVEESRSVREVSDEVDRRLARSLGVSERELDNEDVKPYSIFNQADILDNLNQLSSALTTLLTSVALIALLVGSIGIMNIMLVSVTERTKEVGLLKSLGFTRVNILTLFLIESVVLSAIGGILGTIVGIVASYGVAYFLNLPYIFPFYLTVLGFVIAIAVGLVAGLYPASKASKLDPVEALRTQ, encoded by the coding sequence ATGTTGAATTTCAAGGAAGCTTTGCGGCTTTCCCTGGGAAGTATCAGCGGTTCAAAGATGCGTTCCACCCTCACGACCCTTGGCATCATAATAGGTGTTGCTGCTGTTATTGCCAATGTGTCCCTTGGTGCCAGCTTCAACCAGTTCTTTGTGGAAGAGCTGGGTACCCAGGGGTCGAATTTTATTATCGTTTACAGTCAGGATATTGACCTTTTCTATGACAACCAGCTGGAAACTGTGCGGGGCGTACCGGGAATTGAGGGTGTATCCGGTATCCGGCAGCAGCTGGCTAGTGTAACCTATCTCTCAACAGTGCGCCAAATTGATATGCAGGGCTGTTCGGCGGACTATGAGCAAATTGGGAATATACAGCTGGAGGAAGGCACTTTTTTCAGTGACAAGGACACATATGTTGCAGTGCTGGGTTCGGATGTGGCTTATGAGAAATTCGACCAGAAAGTATCCAATCATAATTCCATTGATGTTGAGTTTGTACGCAGGGACGGAACAAAAGTTTCCCATTCTTTCAAGGTAATTGGTATCATCGACAGTCCCAAGACAACTTTCATCCAGAGCGGAGCCGAATCTGATGTGCGCATATTTATCCCGATAGATACGATGAATGACATGCTGGGGCTTGAGGACTATGGGGGGATATCCGCAACCGTTGAAGAATCCCGTTCGGTGCGGGAGGTTTCGGATGAAGTGGATCGCAGGCTTGCCAGAAGTCTCGGGGTTTCGGAGAGAGAACTGGATAATGAGGATGTGAAACCCTATTCAATCTTCAACCAGGCGGATATCCTGGATAACCTGAATCAGCTTTCCAGTGCCCTGACAACCCTGCTGACCTCTGTAGCACTGATTGCCCTGCTTGTGGGCTCGATAGGTATTATGAATATTATGCTTGTCAGCGTGACCGAAAGGACAAAGGAAGTGGGTTTGCTCAAGTCCCTGGGTTTTACCCGTGTGAATATCCTGACCCTGTTCCTTATCGAATCGGTGGTCCTGAGTGCGATTGGCGGTATACTGGGGACGATTGTCGGGATTGTCGCCTCCTACGGTGTGGCCTATTTCCTGAACCTGCCCTATATATTCCCCTTCTACCTGACAGTCCTGGGTTTTGTGATCGCTATTGCAGTGGGGCTGGTTGCAGGTCTCTATCCTGCCAGCAAAGCCTCTAAACTCGATCCCGTGGAAGCCCTGAGAACCCAGTAA
- a CDS encoding COG1361 S-layer family protein codes for MKKSGFLILFVSSLLLMISAIAVAPVTAAEDSSSSTLRVDVLKYEPYPADIGDYVSVWVKVENYASGEAEDVSIKIEPEYPLSLDSETNAIQNFGRIPPDRTAIHEYRLYVDDNAKTGTGSFDVLYRADSDLSWVKESFDIKVGSNTFDSKGTVKLSNVISDPRVFMAGDEGSISFTLENNAQSNTIVIDGETYDTYARVQSATLEGTEQIEVTSQPYEGKGVLGPGDSVQVTYNVEVDENIEDGTYYLDLLTIGNSHSFNNNWRVPVVVDSYSLEVIPSKPLTIENGQGTLEFDVANVHPNALSSVAVSLEAEGVSFSPSNYFVGSMDSDELFTIEIDAKSDEKEFTGTRNVTIIASFRNGLNEHEFVAGERSLNFEKVQEDNNTAITVAAVLGLVLLIVAVYMYRRKWNPKE; via the coding sequence ATGAAAAAATCCGGATTTTTGATACTTTTTGTATCTTCCTTGTTGCTGATGATCTCTGCAATAGCTGTGGCACCTGTTACTGCTGCGGAGGATTCATCAAGTTCGACCCTGCGGGTAGATGTGCTTAAATATGAACCTTATCCCGCGGATATAGGGGATTATGTGTCTGTGTGGGTAAAAGTTGAAAATTACGCTTCTGGAGAAGCTGAGGATGTTTCAATCAAAATAGAACCGGAATATCCCCTTTCACTGGATTCTGAAACAAATGCAATCCAGAATTTTGGCAGAATCCCTCCCGACCGCACAGCAATCCATGAATACAGGCTGTATGTTGATGATAATGCCAAAACCGGCACGGGAAGTTTTGATGTGCTTTACCGGGCAGATAGTGATCTTTCATGGGTCAAGGAATCATTCGACATAAAAGTAGGTTCCAATACTTTTGACAGTAAAGGTACCGTCAAACTTTCTAATGTTATTTCAGACCCCCGGGTTTTCATGGCCGGTGATGAGGGTTCCATAAGTTTTACATTGGAGAATAATGCCCAGTCCAACACCATAGTAATTGATGGTGAAACCTATGATACTTATGCAAGGGTCCAGTCCGCGACCCTTGAGGGAACTGAGCAGATAGAGGTAACAAGTCAACCATACGAAGGTAAAGGTGTACTCGGGCCAGGGGATTCAGTACAGGTAACATACAATGTCGAAGTGGATGAAAATATAGAAGACGGGACTTATTATCTGGACCTTTTGACAATAGGTAACTCACATTCCTTCAACAATAATTGGCGTGTACCGGTAGTTGTGGATTCCTATTCACTGGAAGTGATCCCTTCAAAGCCTCTTACAATAGAAAACGGGCAGGGTACACTTGAATTTGATGTGGCCAATGTGCATCCGAATGCTCTCTCATCAGTAGCCGTAAGCCTTGAGGCAGAAGGGGTTAGTTTCTCTCCCTCTAACTATTTCGTGGGTTCAATGGACTCTGATGAACTATTCACCATAGAAATAGATGCCAAATCTGATGAGAAGGAATTTACAGGTACCAGGAATGTTACAATTATTGCCAGTTTCCGTAATGGTCTCAACGAACATGAGTTTGTTGCAGGTGAGCGGTCCCTGAACTTCGAGAAAGTACAGGAAGATAATAATACGGCCATAACAGTGGCTGCTGTGTTGGGGCTTGTCCTGCTGATAGTTGCTGTCTATATGTATCGCAGGAAATGGAATCCTAAGGAATGA
- a CDS encoding protease inhibitor I42 family protein produces the protein MKINTYAGAGLLLITFIVVVAAVVLSLGCADDGGTGVNESVDAGTLNDGMELSGQWDGSTVNASTGDNFSIRLEENPSTGYQWNLTTSDGIKIVADEFELPENEGVVGEAGFHVWTFRIMDDGNQQIDAIYKRPWENVTGEEETFSLTLEVEGESVVPADEDDTGYIYGTADVDNIEIMKMESFPVQVSVRATGNLKDGCTVIDEANITTAKKGNNFNVHIPTKRPKDAMCTQALVPFEINVPLDVYGLEKGNYTVDVNGVQGSFPLQNDNVLE, from the coding sequence TTGAAGATTAACACTTATGCAGGAGCAGGCTTGCTTTTGATAACCTTTATCGTTGTGGTGGCCGCGGTTGTCCTTTCCCTGGGATGTGCGGATGATGGTGGTACAGGTGTGAATGAAAGTGTGGATGCCGGGACCCTGAACGACGGTATGGAACTATCCGGCCAGTGGGACGGTAGCACAGTGAATGCTTCCACCGGGGATAATTTCTCAATACGCCTGGAGGAAAACCCCTCCACAGGGTACCAGTGGAACCTGACAACCTCCGATGGTATCAAAATTGTCGCCGATGAATTTGAGCTGCCGGAGAATGAGGGTGTCGTGGGTGAAGCAGGTTTCCATGTCTGGACCTTCAGGATCATGGATGACGGAAACCAGCAGATTGATGCCATCTACAAACGCCCCTGGGAAAACGTCACGGGTGAGGAAGAGACCTTTAGCCTGACGCTGGAGGTTGAAGGAGAATCCGTTGTCCCTGCAGACGAGGATGACACCGGGTATATCTACGGCACCGCCGATGTGGATAACATAGAAATAATGAAGATGGAATCGTTTCCTGTACAGGTCAGTGTCCGGGCCACCGGTAACCTTAAGGATGGTTGCACCGTGATCGATGAGGCCAATATCACAACTGCAAAGAAAGGTAACAATTTCAATGTACATATCCCGACCAAGCGCCCAAAGGATGCCATGTGTACCCAGGCTCTCGTGCCCTTCGAGATTAACGTACCCCTTGACGTCTACGGTCTGGAGAAGGGTAACTATACCGTGGATGTGAATGGTGTGCAGGGTTCTTTTCCTTTGCAGAACGATAATGTGCTTGAGTGA
- a CDS encoding HD domain-containing protein, protein MKVMRDPVHGHVELDELAVSLMDTPRMQRLRRIRQLGLSNLVYPGANHTRFEHSLGAHHLATTLAGEIDSVEQSEIDELRVAAMLHDIGHGPLSHVTEGIIKKYTRREHEDVKHLLRKGDIAEVCSEAGLNISRIADHILGKTSLGQIINSEIDVDRMDYLIRDAHYTGVAYGLVDHSRLIHKMQFYEDKLVVTEGGLNAAESLLVSRFLMHPSVYFHHVTRISETMIIRGIEYLVEREKLNPFSLQDMDDYRLFETMRQDDGYAGEMINRIDERKLYKRALYVGFDDVDEKILSYRKSIQRVEKEIAEEAGIDEKEVLIDIPKLPRIEEMKALIKVNGKKMTLDKASHLVATLEKAHRDNWKLGVYTPREHRDKVKKIANDFFEVKKQTRQYKLTDI, encoded by the coding sequence ATGAAGGTCATGAGGGACCCCGTACACGGTCATGTCGAACTTGACGAGCTTGCAGTATCCCTTATGGATACACCCCGCATGCAGCGTCTCAGGAGAATACGCCAGCTCGGACTTTCCAACCTGGTGTATCCAGGTGCCAACCATACCCGTTTCGAACATTCACTGGGCGCACATCACCTGGCTACGACCCTTGCGGGAGAAATAGATTCCGTGGAGCAATCTGAAATCGATGAACTCAGGGTTGCTGCAATGTTACATGATATAGGACACGGACCCCTGTCCCATGTGACAGAAGGCATCATCAAAAAATACACCCGCAGGGAGCATGAAGATGTAAAACACCTGCTGCGCAAAGGGGATATAGCAGAAGTTTGCAGCGAAGCCGGCCTCAACATATCAAGGATCGCAGACCATATTCTAGGCAAAACCTCCCTCGGACAGATTATAAATAGTGAGATTGATGTTGACCGCATGGATTACCTCATTCGTGATGCACATTATACGGGTGTGGCATACGGCCTTGTGGACCATAGCCGCCTGATCCATAAAATGCAATTCTACGAAGATAAACTGGTTGTAACAGAGGGTGGACTCAATGCGGCCGAATCCCTGCTTGTATCACGTTTTTTGATGCATCCTTCAGTATATTTCCATCACGTGACACGCATCTCGGAAACAATGATAATAAGAGGTATCGAGTATCTTGTAGAGAGGGAGAAACTCAATCCCTTCAGCCTTCAGGATATGGATGATTACCGCCTGTTTGAAACTATGCGACAGGACGACGGTTACGCCGGTGAAATGATCAACAGGATTGATGAGAGGAAACTGTACAAACGCGCCCTCTATGTAGGTTTTGATGACGTTGATGAAAAGATTTTGAGTTATCGCAAATCCATCCAGAGAGTGGAAAAGGAAATCGCAGAAGAGGCGGGAATTGATGAAAAGGAAGTCCTCATAGATATTCCAAAGTTGCCCCGGATAGAGGAAATGAAAGCATTGATCAAAGTCAATGGAAAGAAAATGACCCTTGATAAAGCCTCCCATCTTGTAGCAACTCTTGAAAAAGCACACCGTGATAACTGGAAGCTTGGGGTTTATACCCCCAGGGAACACAGGGATAAGGTGAAGAAAATAGCAAACGATTTTTTTGAGGTAAAAAAACAGACCCGACAATACAAGTTAACAGATATATAA
- the lpdD gene encoding prenylated flavin chaperone LpdD, whose protein sequence is MESIEKKAGERKLFLKWRNIGDSLLVTLTGGEEHIGAVAVGNSGASSVITLPGHRDDEIAHKQAGRINRKTGKDTVFLVGIHFNNIQPDEIRKICDTAELMVDEFIDIIEE, encoded by the coding sequence GTGGAATCAATTGAAAAAAAAGCGGGGGAAAGGAAACTCTTTCTTAAATGGCGCAATATTGGAGACAGTTTGCTTGTAACACTTACGGGTGGAGAGGAGCATATAGGAGCGGTCGCTGTGGGTAATTCAGGTGCTTCCTCGGTAATTACCCTTCCCGGACACAGGGATGATGAAATTGCACACAAACAGGCAGGCCGCATTAACAGGAAAACCGGCAAGGATACTGTATTCCTTGTAGGGATACATTTCAACAACATCCAGCCTGATGAGATCAGGAAAATATGCGATACCGCAGAACTTATGGTTGACGAATTTATAGATATAATTGAGGAATAA
- the cofD gene encoding 2-phospho-L-lactate transferase: protein MIIFSGGTGTPKFLDGLMRTMDEGEITVVVNTAEDLWVSGNLVTPDIDTVLYLFAGMIDRDKWWGIAGDTFSTFNAMKDCGYGEKMMLGDRDRATHIMRSDMIRNGATLSEAIVNLCSSFGIRANILPMSDDPVSTMIRTPLGWMHYQDFWIKHQGKPDVLEVKMVGIDEASISPAVMEKLREETDILIGPSNPITSIGPIISLAGMPEILKSKNVVAISPIIGNEPVSGPAGKLMNAFGYGISSNEVVRCYHDFLDVFVTDIRDQQVCNSFKSMDCSIVTTDTMMSSVDVSIQLASYVRKLFETLE from the coding sequence ATGATAATATTTTCCGGTGGAACCGGCACCCCCAAGTTCCTTGATGGCCTGATGCGGACAATGGATGAAGGAGAAATTACAGTTGTCGTGAATACTGCCGAAGACCTGTGGGTGTCGGGTAACCTTGTAACACCGGATATTGATACAGTACTCTACCTTTTTGCCGGTATGATTGACCGGGATAAATGGTGGGGTATAGCAGGTGATACATTCAGCACTTTCAATGCTATGAAGGACTGTGGTTATGGTGAAAAGATGATGCTGGGGGACCGGGATCGGGCCACGCATATTATGAGATCTGATATGATTCGCAACGGGGCCACCCTAAGTGAAGCAATTGTAAACCTTTGTTCAAGCTTTGGTATCAGGGCCAACATCCTGCCTATGTCAGATGATCCGGTATCCACCATGATACGTACACCTCTGGGCTGGATGCATTACCAGGATTTCTGGATTAAGCATCAGGGCAAACCCGATGTACTTGAAGTTAAGATGGTTGGAATTGATGAAGCTTCTATATCTCCTGCTGTAATGGAGAAACTTCGGGAAGAGACAGATATCCTGATTGGTCCCAGCAATCCGATTACAAGCATAGGTCCCATCATATCCCTTGCTGGAATGCCTGAAATCCTTAAAAGTAAAAACGTGGTTGCAATCAGTCCGATTATCGGGAATGAACCTGTTAGTGGTCCTGCAGGTAAACTTATGAATGCATTTGGTTACGGTATTTCTTCAAATGAGGTTGTAAGGTGCTACCATGACTTTCTGGATGTGTTTGTAACAGATATCCGCGATCAGCAGGTTTGTAATTCCTTTAAAAGTATGGATTGCAGTATAGTAACGACTGATACAATGATGTCTTCTGTAGATGTAAGTATACAATTGGCAAGTTATGTAAGGAAGCTATTTGAGACCCTGGAATAA
- a CDS encoding ABC transporter permease, with the protein MPLKFELFVALRHILYRKRQTILSVGAIGIAVMILVVSNAFMAGFTDKLYESTVNDMAHVTVTPEEDSEYIHLYKNLQSELYKINGIKAVSPSLAGDAVLRNEDNVKNILLKGINPRDEDAVLSTNADIIRGSFFGLSTSGNTIVIGDDLADELEVTLDDRIEISFPESETSLYRIIGIYDTNTPLDSTLTYTSLQTAQSFYATSDVVNSISIKLYDFNQDREIAQKIEDKGYSAEGWTETNPEILQTIAIETISNNIMLGFILLIASFGVISALNMVVVEKTKEIGILMAMGAGKSGIRNIFILESGILGFLGAITGTIAGIAIALSIGNYDLPYELYQVDSIPVIIRYNDVLLTIIAVFVLNLIAGVYPASRAAKMDPVEAIGTH; encoded by the coding sequence ATGCCATTGAAATTTGAACTTTTTGTTGCATTAAGGCACATTTTATACAGGAAACGCCAAACCATACTTTCTGTAGGTGCTATAGGAATTGCTGTCATGATTCTTGTTGTGTCCAATGCATTCATGGCAGGTTTTACTGATAAGCTGTATGAATCAACTGTCAATGATATGGCCCATGTAACCGTTACACCGGAAGAAGACAGTGAATATATCCACCTATACAAAAATCTCCAGAGTGAATTGTATAAAATCAATGGTATCAAAGCAGTATCCCCATCCCTTGCAGGAGACGCTGTATTACGCAATGAAGATAATGTCAAAAACATCTTACTTAAAGGAATAAATCCCCGTGATGAAGATGCAGTATTATCTACCAATGCGGACATAATAAGGGGAAGTTTTTTCGGCCTGTCTACTTCAGGCAATACAATTGTAATCGGGGATGACCTGGCAGATGAACTTGAGGTCACCCTTGATGACAGAATAGAAATATCTTTTCCGGAGTCTGAAACTAGCTTATACCGTATCATAGGGATATATGATACAAACACTCCCCTGGATTCCACACTTACCTACACTTCCCTTCAAACAGCCCAGTCATTCTACGCAACCTCTGATGTTGTCAATAGTATCAGCATAAAACTTTATGACTTCAATCAGGATAGGGAAATTGCACAGAAAATTGAAGACAAAGGTTATTCTGCAGAAGGATGGACGGAAACAAATCCTGAAATATTACAGACAATTGCAATTGAAACCATTTCCAATAATATCATGCTGGGTTTCATTCTCCTGATAGCATCATTTGGCGTCATAAGTGCCCTGAACATGGTAGTAGTAGAAAAAACAAAGGAGATAGGCATTCTCATGGCCATGGGAGCGGGTAAATCGGGCATAAGAAACATATTCATCCTTGAAAGTGGGATTCTGGGTTTTCTGGGGGCCATCACAGGAACTATTGCCGGCATTGCAATAGCACTATCAATAGGCAACTATGATCTGCCCTACGAACTTTATCAGGTAGATTCCATACCCGTGATAATACGATATAATGATGTGTTATTAACCATCATCGCCGTATTCGTACTAAACCTCATTGCAGGAGTATATCCTGCAAGCAGAGCCGCAAAAATGGACCCTGTAGAAGCGATAGGAACACATTAA
- a CDS encoding ABC transporter permease → MVGLSEAIKLAFASIGSAKLRSALTTLGIIIGVAAVIANISLGASFGQYFEEEIGASGTNFIVIFTQKNNVFGDSQFNVVENTNGVAAVSPINQQSATLRYQSAERTATVSGVLPDYGEVGNINMEHGQFLTSQDGNVAVIGSDVAYDKFDRNLSVKNFIKISIRNVDGGISTRTFRVKGIIQDPDASFVSPEVDPAGRVFIPLAVMQEMQHRDDIGGFFIKADSLEILDRVTDDVDENLARSVGVPSRDIDNEDAKPYEIFNQQDILDQINQLSSALTSILVAVALISLIVGSIGIMNIMLVTVTERTKEIGLMKALGYNYFDILTIFIVESVIISLFGGILGLLLGLVASMAVNNYLDIANIFPISLILLGFGISFVVGLVSGVYPANKAAKMDPVEALHYE, encoded by the coding sequence ATGGTCGGGCTTTCAGAGGCGATAAAGTTAGCTTTTGCCAGCATAGGCAGTGCGAAATTGCGCTCTGCCCTGACTACCCTGGGTATTATCATAGGGGTGGCCGCTGTAATTGCCAACATATCCCTGGGGGCCAGTTTCGGGCAGTACTTCGAAGAAGAAATAGGAGCATCAGGTACTAATTTTATCGTTATCTTCACCCAGAAAAACAATGTATTCGGGGATTCCCAGTTCAATGTGGTTGAGAATACCAACGGTGTTGCTGCTGTATCCCCAATTAACCAGCAATCAGCGACCCTGCGGTATCAATCAGCAGAGCGTACCGCAACTGTCAGTGGGGTCCTTCCCGATTATGGGGAAGTGGGGAATATAAATATGGAACATGGCCAGTTTCTGACTAGTCAGGACGGGAATGTGGCTGTAATCGGTTCGGATGTGGCCTATGATAAGTTTGACCGGAATCTATCTGTTAAGAATTTCATAAAGATAAGTATAAGAAATGTGGACGGAGGGATAAGTACACGGACCTTTCGTGTAAAGGGCATTATACAGGACCCGGATGCCTCCTTCGTATCCCCTGAAGTGGATCCTGCAGGACGTGTTTTTATTCCTCTTGCTGTCATGCAGGAGATGCAGCACAGGGACGATATTGGGGGATTTTTCATTAAAGCGGACTCTCTCGAAATCCTGGATAGGGTTACCGATGATGTGGATGAAAACCTTGCCCGTTCTGTGGGGGTACCCAGCAGGGATATTGATAATGAAGACGCCAAACCCTATGAAATCTTCAACCAGCAGGACATCCTGGACCAGATAAACCAGCTATCAAGTGCCCTGACATCCATACTGGTTGCTGTTGCCCTTATATCCCTTATAGTGGGCTCGATAGGTATCATGAATATTATGCTTGTGACGGTTACCGAAAGAACAAAAGAAATCGGCCTGATGAAGGCTCTGGGTTACAATTATTTTGATATATTGACTATTTTTATCGTGGAATCTGTTATAATCAGTCTTTTTGGAGGTATCCTGGGATTGTTACTGGGCCTAGTGGCTTCAATGGCCGTGAACAATTACCTTGATATTGCTAATATTTTCCCTATAAGTCTCATACTGCTGGGCTTTGGCATCTCATTTGTTGTTGGTCTGGTCTCTGGTGTTTATCCAGCCAACAAAGCCGCAAAAATGGATCCTGTGGAGGCATTGCACTATGAGTGA